AGTACTACATTTAATGTTTTAGAGGGTTTCTGAACACaagcttttctgtctttatttgtgtAGGGCACTCACATTTGTGTACCCATATGGAGCCACACTGAGTGTAATGAAGCCTGCTGTGGCTGTTCTTTCAACTGGCTCCGTCTGCTTCCCCCTCAACAGGCCAGTCCTGGCCTTCCATCAAGGAAAGGTCTGAGGCACAATGTAATTTTCATACACATTCCCAGACCGTATAACACTGGTGTACAGTTGTGAGTTGATGGTGACAGAAGTCTTGTGTCTTATAAAGGAGGCTGGCAAGCTGGTAGTGTTGGGTTCCTGCCACATGTTCAGTGATCAATACATAGACAAAGAGGAGAACAGTAAAATCATGGTGAGTGCAGCTACTTTTTTTGGTTAACATATCAGAAGGGTAGAAGAGTATTCTGCTCTTCTGGGGAATTTGTTATGCATCAATTTTTGTGCACCACAGCCTGTCATACTTTTTCATTGCAGGATGTCGTGCTTCAGTGGCTCATGGCTGATAATATTCAGCTGAATCAGATTGATGCAGAAGACCCAGAGGTGAGGAGATATACGTGACAGGAGATCGGCATCACAAATATGGTCTTTTAAGTTAGCCGACATCCATCTTGTCCTTTTGTCCCCTAGATCACAGATTACACCATGTTGCCAGACACAGGGTGCCTGTCGGAACAGCTCAGAGTGTGCTTACAAGAGGGTGATGAAAACCCCAGGGACTTCACCTCTTTATTTGACATGTCATTGTTCAATTTATCAACTGACACTTTACCCCAAGTCATCAGGTGAGAATGCAAAATATGCATGAGGAGGCTATCCATGTATCACTGCTGTTTCTTCTTCACAGCtaattatttttctgtaaatgttttctGCAGCGCTTACAAGCAACTCAATGTCAAAGATGAACCACTTCAGTTGATCACACCACAGTTTGAGACACCTCTGCCTCAGCTCCAACCTGCTGTAAGTTCAGTCCTGCACTCCTGTCCCAGCCAGTTATCCCACACAATTCATTTCTGGAgtcatatacaaatgaaattttGCCCACGAGTTTAAACCCAGTGGTGTGTGTTCATCTCACTCTCATCTTTTAGGTCTTTCCACCAGCCTTAAGTGATCTGCCTCCTCCCATGCTGGACCTGTTCGATCTAGATGAGACATTCTCTTCTGAGAAAGTGCGCCTAGCACAGCTCACTAATAAATGTAAGTTCAGTACTCCATTTAACAAAGTCATTaactggttaggtttaggactgatatTAAGTTCTAGTTTATCTGTCATTTAATTTGATTCCGCTCTGTTTACAGGTACAGACGATGATCTTGAATTCTACGTGCGTAAATGTGGTGAAATTCTGGGGGTGACTCCAAAGTTGGATAAAGATCAGAGGGATGCCAAGCACATCTTGGAGCACATTTTCTTTCAGGTTGTAGAGTTCAAGAAACTCAATCAGGTGAGAATGAATAAACTCTTAAAGCTGTAGTTTGtaacttttcatttttgctgaaactgtcaggaCACCCACACAGCATTACATGAGGCAGCATAAACAAATAATGTCCTTCCTCCTCCTAATCTCTAAGAATCCGCTATGACTCGCAGAAAACGAGCCGAGGGGTCTCTAGACTCTAGTCTTGCAGCTGTTGATCATGTTAATCCCTGCTCgagaactgtggtcaaactgttaaAGGCTGCGCTGATCAAAtctgaatcaagattctgttatcacattgcctatttctcacctcagatgtttcagaaacattttagtgtactgtttaaaattagtttgtgacctggctgccatgttggaaacagctAAGCACCGCCCACTAGCCGCAGCAAACTCTCTACATCTAAAGAGTACACTAAAAtaggtttctgaaaacatttaccatgagaaataagcaatgcagtaacagaatctttatTCATATTTCATCAGCGCTGCCGAGGTTAACAGTTTGACTGGAATTctcaagcagtgattgacagctgtgctAGAGAGACctcttggctctgattggttgttttcatccAGGTATGGTAATGCCATCAGAAGCAATTAAGGGAGCAGAAGAATTAAATTTTTCCACGGGTCAAATGTTTCATGTACTACTGTGTGGACATAGTCAGTTTCAGGAAATAAGgttgtttttataaaaacattACCCACATCTTTAGGAGAGATTCTGTTGAAGGCCTGgtctgaaaacatgttttacccCTTGTAGGAGCATGATGCTGACGCAGAAGCACCATTCACGCTGATGTGATTGGATTCaagaaacatgttagcattttcATCTGTCTTTTCAATATACTGAAGCTAAGCAGATGTGAGTATATTCCTTCAGTAAAGGAGAATGTAAAAGGGACCATTACAGCTGTCGTGGAAGATGCAGTATCAGCATGGGTACTGTTTGTTTAACAAACTGTATATACAAGAGATGTGTTTTTATATCTTTCTAGAATTCATTTTGGAGAAGAAAATGTACAATACACTTAAGCAAATAGTCAgatacttttatttaaatatttaagcaAACTTTGTTAAAAGCGTAGAGCTCTCTGCAGGAATCTTCACACATgcatcctgaaaaaaaaaaaaacaaaaaaacaaaaacacaaaaaaaaaaaaccccacagatGTTAGAAATAAGGATTTGCAGATTTTGCCAGATAGTGCAgttaatgaaagaaagaaaaccagGCAGCTTACCTTCACATGTACATCCAGTGTTTAAAATccactttcatttttttaacgGATTCATCTGTGCAGACATAATCACGCACGGCTGAAAACCTTACACTTACACTTCCTTTCAAAACGCTGAATTTTCTCTATGTTAAGGTTGTGTTTCGAGGGACATTCTAGGCCATGTCAGGGAGAAACTTCTGCTGGTGAATGTTGTGTGGATTGGGGTTTTGGACTCCATGTTGACTCCAGAGCACTGGACTCCATGCAGGGTATGGAGCCATTTTCTGCTTTAATCAAAGACACATCCCACGACATCTGAGGGGCAGTGAGATCACTGTATGACTGGTCAAAACAAGCAGCCTTTTTTGGCTTTTGAAGAAGCATGTGAGGAGTGGAGGACTGTCTGTGTGAAGGCACAGCCAGGTGACAATTGTCAGTCTCTTGAGTGTTCAAGTTGTTCATTGGAAAGGCCTGAGAGGGAGAACTGGGGTCTGATGACAGGCACAGAGAAGCCAGGATAGACAGCCTGGAGTCAGATCCTTCAGCCATTGTGTCATTTGACACTCTTGACGTGGACAGCTGTTCCAGCGACAAAGCAGACAGCAAACTCTGTTCCCCGAAAAACTTCTTGTCGAGCTCTGACGGAGATGAGCACTCAAAGCTTTTCATATCTAGGAGGTAAAATGTTGGATCCCACTTAAAATTACATCATCTCATCTGACCTTAATGAatatatttatctttaaaaCCAGTTTTCTTACCTTGAATGACAAAagctttcgccattgtgtccTTGGGCCAGTGAGTATCAGCTGAGCTCCAGGTGGGTTTTAAACTGTTGAAGCTGCCTGTTAATTGACCCAGCTGGAGGTTGGCCAGGTCATCAatctggaggaggagggggaacaTACAGCTTGGTAGAAGTGCAGATGCATTTGTgatcactttttgtttttcatatatattttataattaaatatgtgaataaaatgttattttaaagatgtattttgtgtgttttaaatgtttttttaattataaagaAGAAATTGTCTTAaaatgactattttttttttttttttacattcctGAGCACTTTTATGTGAATAAATAGGGCTCCAGATGAGAAAATGGACATTATCAATAAATGTGTTGATTACTTTCTCcagttaattatttaatttgtctatatgtgtgtgttaaaataatgaaaagtgCCCATCAATTTCCCAGGCCCCAAGATGATAGTCGTAATTACAAAGTAACTGAAAATAGtttttatataattatataataagTATTACAGtgacctgtttttgtttcttgcttttaattattttccatttttctcacaaaacatttttatattaattttaagGGGTCTATACGAGACGGTGTACAGATTATACTCGTCACTATATTGTAAATGTATATGTGGAGGTAATACAATTtattcgttttttattttattttatttatttatttgacacaagcgctttaagattttattttgaaactgtttcCTATCTGGCCCGTGATCCAACGCGCACATCTAATGCGCATCTACGTCACCGCCCGGCCTCGAAGCTGGAGAAGGGCGCGAGATAGAAATCCGGGAGCGCGGACATCTAGGGGACTCCGCTCCAGCTGGTTTCAAGCTGCAACGTTACCATTCAACAACAGCGGCCACCACCACTGGCCTCCTCAGAAAGACAATAAACACGCGGAATACAAGGACATAATACCAAATATACACGCACATGACGAGCAGGGGCAGCAGTATATATCGCCGTCTGACCgtaaacaacagaaacagagggaaatGTCTTGGTGGCCGCGCGGGTAAGAAGTTGATCTTTGTATTGTATCAACGGTAGCGTTAGCAGCAAGGTTACTTATTTTATCATAGTCATGTTCAACATTACCTTTTTATATGACAGTATTAGTGGCATTCAGTTGGCTAAGTAAAGGGTCTGCTTTTTGACGTTGTATTACTTGTGAGTACTTCACGGACTCTGTGCCGCCCTTTTCCGTAGACTCACGATAAACAGGCTTCAGTTTGTATTTAACGGCAAACACTCTGTTAAATCACAGCAACCAAGCAAATCTAATACTGTAGTGATGTTATACTTTGCCAACAGTAGTGTATGCATATGAGCTAGCCGCCAAGTCTCTGTCAACCATATAAATAAACCTGATAGTCAAGTCTTCCTCGCCATACCGTAAGGGCGGGTCAGCAGCTAGTTTCTGCTTTCTCTGTCAGCTTTACTGTTGCACTGTTGCACATCACAGCTGTTTGTTTCTCAGTGAGGATGGGGAGGAGGCCATGCATCCAGACACCGATTCTGATGTGGCAGAGCAGAGAGACGGTGGGAAAGTGAAGGTGAAATGGACACAAGAGGAGGTGATTGTCTTGACTTGCCCCAGTTATTTGCATTTTGTCGCAGTGACTGCTGACCCTGTGGCTCTGTGGGACAGGGAACATAAACAAGCtgatttgtttatgtttacagGATGACAAGCTCAAGGCCCTGGTTCAAAAACTGGGACCAAATGATTGGAAATATATTGCCACCTACATACCAGTGAGTTTGATTATCCTTTTATGGTGCTGATATATAATAAGCTTCAAGGCCTCCTGGGCTAATTTGTAGCCACAGAAATCTCGTTCACTGTTTTAttcttcttctgcttgttttgttttgcttagAATCACACTGAGCACCAGTGCCAGCACCGCTGGTTTAAGATCTTGGATCCAGAGCTGGTTAAAGGCCCTTGGACCAAAGAGGAGGATGAGAAGGTAGGTGACTCAAAAGGTAGCGGTGCAGGGGTTTAACATTTGACAGGTGATAACACTGTGTCCAGTATGATAATTTGAAATGACTACTTACTGAGATGCATTCATTCCTCAGGTTATAGAGCTTGTTAATCTCTACGGCAACAAACAGTGGGCAATGGTAGCGAAGCATCTGAAGGGCAGACTGGGGAAGCAGTGTAGAGAGCGTTGGCACAACCACCTCAATCCAAATGTGAAAAAGTCATCATGGACAGCAGAGGAGGACCTCATCATCTACAAGGCTCACTGTCTGCTCGGAAACCGCTGGGCTGAGATCGCCAAGCTGCTCCCTGGAAGGTAATATTCTCCATCTACATAAGCTCAGAGGGTGGTTTTAACTGTTGGCATGGTTGTGCATGTGGAAATAAATCCTCTCGAAAGGACTtagattatatttattcacagaaCGGATAATGCAGTGAAGAATCACTGGAATTCAACCATCAAACGGAAATTAGAGATGGGCTTCTATGCTGGGGAGGTCTTCAGGCCAAATGAACTTGAAGAGCTGTTGGCCCGTGTTAATAAAGATGTGCAGGTGGGCTGTCCTTACATGATGCTGTTCTCTAGGATGGATAAAGTATTGAACTGTGcaaacagtgtttaaaaaaatatatttttttggtgaCACAGATGCCCAGTTGCTCACAGGATGGTGCAGAAAAAGATCCAGAGCAGAAAACGCATCCCTCAGTAAGCAACCAGTCATATCCATTTGAAAAATATCACAGTGTAAATACAGGGTGGCCTTGAATAATCAAATCTCTGACGGTGGATGGAAAACACACTTGTATGTTACACAACGGTGATCATATTTTTAATGTCCGTATTCTTACCGTTATGATCACCAGTTGCAGGAGATGCCTGTCTCGGCCTCAGTTCAAGCCGGCCCCAGCAAGGCAGGGCCATCAAAGTCTTCGTCCTCTCCAAAGGACAGTCTAAGCCCCAAGACTGAAGCAGACACCTCAGGAGAAATGAGCGTTACCAACTGGGTGGTGGACAGCTCCGGCTTTCTCTCCCCTACTGGCCCAGCACTGAAGGAAGTACTGGACATGGTGGATGGGGTGAGTATCCCCCATAGTGTTGTAAAAAACATTATTGTTGTTAATGGAAAATTGCATTAAATGTCAACGTACACACTAGtagaacaacatcagcaacacaATCCCTTATGTCCAAACCAACAGTAAATTCAATTTCTACAAACGGCACTTTGTCAAACACAGTAGAAAGCGTCTGGGTCCAGCAACATTATAAGTGTTGGATTTGGGTCATTGAGCGACATATACTAGGTGGAACAGTAATCAAGATAGATGTTCCCTTCGTTTTAGGTGGATGcaaccccctttttttttttgactatgCTGACTTGTAGTAATGCTGACCATAACCCAAAGGACACAATGCTTGATTTAGTTGAATTGTTGTGCATTTGTACTGTTGTAAATGCTAGGCTCAGCCCAGGGGGGCAACTGCCTCTCCTCACCCTTCCCACCCCATGAGACTTGGTAGGTGAACGTGAATATTTACGACATCTTGTCCAGAGTGTTGGCACAGTCACCTGTGTGGTTTTTCTGCCCTCCTTCAGCCGCAGATACACCTGCAGCTTCTTCTCTCCTGCAGGGGGttcttttatctcttttttttttgttccatccTCACACAGTTTATCAGGATTGATTCatgtgacttttgttttcattcagtaaATGTTGCTTGcgtacttcagtaaaagtaaaattacagatttaaagtacataaaaaacaactttgttACAGTAATGAGAGTAAAAGTAATTTGTTTCTTACTCTCTGCTAACTTAGAGAAGAAAAGTTGTCATCATGTTATGTCATGACATGTCATGTAGCCTTGTTATAGTtacctttttaatttaaagaaaattaaaaatgtatgccctcaatgtcatttttttcctggcagtatcaaaaatggtattgaatatcaatatttttcaagatAATTGTATCAACGTTAGACCTTTAAGTGTCTTGACAGCACTTATCCTCAATAGCCAACAAACCACACTGCATAGCATGTCATTTAAACATGTGATTAATAGCTTATACTCCCATCTAGGCTGCTGCATTGCGACCTGTTTGTCTGTCAATGACAAATAGCATACAAAGTTGAGTTATATACAGATAAAATAGATTAGTGCTTCAGTtgtgcatttttattattgtatttagaAGAAAAAAGCCTCTTATGATGCAATAAGAAATTGTTTAATCTTTATGTTTTATGACCTGTTACCTTTCTTTACACCTCCATACTTTACCAAGCAtagaaaaagatttaaaaagtgtAGCTAGTTGTAAAACTTCAGAGTGGCGACTAGATGTCCAGcttacaaataaaatgtctcTTCTGTCATCAGGATCTTGATGGCTGGTGCAACCTAGCTGCCTTCGACCTGCCTGAGGACAGCCCGAGCCCAGAGCGCCACCAGTTTCGTTTGGAGGGCAGCGCCTTGCAGGAGTTAAGCAAAGGCCACAAGGGAGAGCTCATCCCTATCTCTCCTGGAGGGGTCACTCCGCCCTCCATACTGAACCGCCGGAGTCGGAGACGCATCGCCTTGTCTCCGGATGCCAATAATTCCATGACTCCCAAGAGCACTCCTGTCAAGATCTTGCCCTTTTCTCCATCGCAAGTACGTTATTTAATCCTGTATCACTGACACTGGTGCTGCTCGTAATGTCGCGTGAGATTGTCCAATAACTAACACGTGTTGTTCCAGTTCCTCAACATGTGGACCAAGCAGGATACTCATGACCTGGAGAACCCGTCTCTCACATCCACGCCAGTGTGCAGCCAGAAAGCCATTGTTACTACACCACTACAGCGTGACAAGACCCCCCTCACCAAGAAGGAAAATTCAGTGTAAGTGGTCTCTAACCAGCTGATTCCATTTTGGATCCAGATTCTGGAAAAATACCTGGATTCATTAAGTTTCAGCGCTAACAAACCTTGTGTCAAAACTCCTATCTCCCCTCGCTCTCACTCAAGAGTAACGAAAAACATAATGGTAAAAGGATTCTCTCTTTTTAGCAGATTAGATCAGCTGTAGCTTATTCAAAGTAATggttaaaatgaaacatttgttCTCTGGTTAATGTGCTCTCTGCAGCTGCTATCTGTGTTCAGACAAAGTTTGTGAGAGGAAAGACCCATCACTCTGTAGTACTAGTGCACTGAGTGTATTTGCAGCTTAGCTGGGACCAACACAGTGGTTCCCTCGTCCCTAAAGGAATGATCAACTGTCTCATGTCAGTTGAAGAATCTTCCAGTTAAACTTTGattcatatcaacatttgaatCTGATTTATTGTTCTGAATACTCTACAGTTGTTCATTGAATGTGTCATtaatttattaaacattttatatattaaagggtaacttctgtatttcctggaccctattttcccatatttttgtgtcttagtgactaatgggaacaatcatttttgaaattggtccaataTTGAGAGAGGCTAAAACTGGCTGCAGTGTAATTCCTGCAAGCAACTGAGCaatgtcaatttacatccactaacagtgtttttgccactgacaggttcagattgttattttaagtgtctgccAACTTACGGAAAGGATCCTAACAGAGGTCGAcccttttgttaaagagtaagataaGATCCTATTTATTCAACAGGAAACAGACACGAAATGGTCATTGCCAAacctaccagactccattcaaataaacagcaaGCAATGATGTACAGAGCCAGCTTATTTATACATGTTCACAAATCCTTCGATTCATTACTGAGTGAATTAAGGGCttgtttcaaccaaaccagactCAGTGATTGTGGCAACAATGGAGAGACAAACCAGGGTGGcttctgtgagttttatttaacttatttcgattttaaatgaagtgtgttttacaatgataaaaatgactttatttaaaTGGGGTCTGGTGGGTTTCTGGTGGTTCAACGAAAAGGGTCTTACTCTTAAATTAAAAGGTCTACAGCTGTAGGGATCTTTTCCAatttgttgtcagacacttaaaataacaatctgagcctgtcagtggcaaaatgGGCACTTTCAGTGGACTTAATTGATGATGCTTAATTGCAATTACAATTACATTGCAGTCTGTTTTGTCACTACAGGCTGCAGTCCTCTTGCTCAACACtagaccagtttcaaaaatgtttttcctatcagtcacttagacacaaaaacatgggaaaataaggtccaggtgATAAAATACCAAACTAACCCCATGGGATACTCGTctcattttaatttgattttaaatctcACATTTTGTTCTCATGTAGATTTGTTACACCCAACCACAAGTCTGACCTCTGTACGACCCCACGAACTCCAACACCGTTCAAAAATGCCATGGAGAAGTACGGGCCTCTGCAGCCTCTGGTGAGTATCTTTGATTATCAGCGAAAAGCAATCACTTCTTACTTGGTTTTTTATCAGAACTGCATTAACACCATTTCTTCCGCTGTGTCATCTCAGCCTCAGACTCCGAACCTTGAAGATGACATAAATGAGGTCATCTTAAGAGACTCTGGGATTGATCTGATCGTTGTACGTTCACCTCCGCCTGAGCAAAGACGCAAAACAATGGTAACCTAGTCAACTTTAATACCTAACTCCTATTTTGATCCTTTAACCCCTGTTAAAAATATACTGTAGCATTTATACATAGTAGTAAAAGATCATACAGAACCAGTATGTCACATACTCATTTATCTTACATATTTAAAGATGGATTGTTAGATCaagatcaacattttttcaaaaaagACCACTAAAAAACCCTGAATATGACGTTAAATAACAAGTGTTAGTGTAACAACAGCTAACCCAGACATGAAGTCAGGGTGTAGCTCTCTATAATGGTGCATCCTAATGAATTAGTATACTCTAACTTTATTATCTTACACGCAAAGGGTAGGGTGTTAAACTAGAAATATAGATTGTCTGTAGAAGGTGAATCTTGACTGCTTGGCAACATTAAATACTTGCTGTTTCTCACCTTGGAGCTTTGCATTACAATGACAGTCTTCCACTAGCCCcatttacactgcctcttcaaggcaggaTTATCAGAGTTATTCCACCTCACTGTTTCATACAAAAGGTACAGTTGctgaatggggggacagaggtGTCCCGTATCATCAGTGGCAGCGCCAAAACGATGTCTGAATAAACAGGACAGTCAGCAAGACAGGATCATGGGCAGGacgggtgtgatgttttgacaagGTGTTATGCATGCAGCTCACTGTGGGTGATTTAAAAAAGTAGCTCAACAGTcgaaaatgtctgtaaattggGAAAACGATGAGGTCAAGAAGCTTCATACCCTCTGAGCATAGGACAAAATCAGCCGCTACATAACAGAGACTGTAAATGATTGCTATTGCCATGTTGTGCCATTGTTAGtgtttataaagcgctgctgatgcatatgttatatgtcacactagaggctcaCATTGTTGTTACGTATCACACCCttcatgcctcttttgattctgtgaTGCCGACATACTGCCTTCAGTCACTTACTGTAGTGGCATGAAGTTGCTGCTGTTTGGTTCTGTTTGAAAATGCAAAGGAGGTGTAAAGAAGGTTTGTAGCAGCCCTATAGCACTATCTGTGTGTAATAAGGGCTACTGTTGGTCAGCGGACAGCTGCACAGGAGCAACTGACCTGTTCAGAAGCTTTTGTCTGCAGGAATTGTGAATTATTGAAGGAATTATTGGCTTTCCATGCAACCGTGGTGATTGACTGAGTCATAGTGTGAAGCCAGTCTGTAGATGACTTGTCCTTGGTGTCTGAGGTTGTAAGTTCAAGCATGATGACGAATAtgataaagaataaaaatgctAATGCCAACTGAAGCAATGTGCTGTGTGGATTAGAGACACATAGTTTCTAAGGTACTTTTAACTAAAGTTTTAAATTACAAGTTAATTATGGTCTGAGCAGTTTTGCTGACAGACCCTCCTGTCCTTCCTGCTCTACCTTTTTTCATCCTCATCCTAttcctccatcttcttcctcctcaaAATGCCGAGCCCTGTCTTATTGCAGCTATAATGTTGTTTTCCTGTTCCTAGCATCGGCCTCCGATGAAGAAAGTACGGAAGTCATTGGCCTTAGATGTCGCAGCCTGCCCGGTGACACCTACATCCAAACGCAAATCCATCAAAATTGAAGCCAAACACACCATcaaggtaaaaaataaaagaaataaagacaaatgtgTTATTAGACGGTTCATATATCTGATGCATCCTAATTGTTTTGTCCTTATATTTTGGCCACAGGAAGAGCCGGTACTAGTTTCTCTCAGCTCCTCCTCATTCTGCAGTAAGCGGCATGAGAATATTTTGGATCAGGGCTTCCTTCTGGGACCTAGTGATAGTGCCATATTTCCCAGCACAGCGCCTCCAGTTCCAGTAAGTTCCACCTTTAACCTTTTGAAGGATTGAATATTCTCATGAATGGAAAAGTATTTTAACATAGCTTTTCTACTCTAAcctactgtgatgttttttgtttactCTTCAGATGTCAAAAGAGTGGGAGACAGTTGTTTGTGGACAGACTAAAGACCAGCTCATAATGACGGAGAAAGCAAGACGCTACCTGCGCTCACTAAAATCCCACGCTCCCAACCGTGCCCTGATTCTGTCCTGAGACATGTCTCATCTTTACACCATGTTACTTGTGCAGAACTTAATGTTGCTCTTTCCCCCCTGTAGTTTTTGCTGTTGTAATATGTGATGGAGAAAAGGAACATGTCGTGCAGGTTTAGTACGGTTTTTGAACAAGTCATTGCCAATTAAAACACTGACAATATGGTGCTTTTAGACTTAGTTTCATTCCAGTTGCCTTGTGCAAGGCTTGAGAAAGAAGTTCTGAATCACATGTCAGTATATTGTGACTTAAACATGAAAAGAACAAtgaatgtaaaattaaaatatcacGGCTTTATACTTTTGCTATCACTGAAAAGGCATGGTTTTACATTGCATAATGTGTctgtaatttaacattttttaaagttgtgAGGAGTCCAAAGACTCAGGTTGCACCTCCATATCTTAAATTCTGATGTATAACTTGAATACGGAGTAAATTCATAGGTTGATCAGTCATGCATTTAGAGACAAGGGGTCCATGTTGAAAATGTAACATTGTGTTGTTGAAAGATCAGTTTAGCATGTGTCTAGATTTAAAAGTGAAGACCTCGGGGGGAATTAGATGTCTGCTGAAAAAGTGATAGTGACTGCAGCGCACATCAGTAATCCATCAAGGTGATTTATTGAGATCCAACCAAGTACTGAGAAGTGCTTTGGGAAGGTTTGTTACTGTATCCATGTAGTTGTGA
This region of Epinephelus fuscoguttatus linkage group LG1, E.fuscoguttatus.final_Chr_v1 genomic DNA includes:
- the mybl2b gene encoding v-myb avian myeloblastosis viral oncogene homolog-like 2b isoform X2; translation: MHPDTDSDVAEQRDGGKVKVKWTQEEDDKLKALVQKLGPNDWKYIATYIPNHTEHQCQHRWFKILDPELVKGPWTKEEDEKVIELVNLYGNKQWAMVAKHLKGRLGKQCRERWHNHLNPNVKKSSWTAEEDLIIYKAHCLLGNRWAEIAKLLPGRTDNAVKNHWNSTIKRKLEMGFYAGEVFRPNELEELLARVNKDVQMPSCSQDGAEKDPEQKTHPSLQEMPVSASVQAGPSKAGPSKSSSSPKDSLSPKTEADTSGEMSVTNWVVDSSGFLSPTGPALKEVLDMVDGDLDGWCNLAAFDLPEDSPSPERHQFRLEGSALQELSKGHKGELIPISPGGVTPPSILNRRSRRRIALSPDANNSMTPKSTPVKILPFSPSQFLNMWTKQDTHDLENPSLTSTPVCSQKAIVTTPLQRDKTPLTKKENSVFVTPNHKSDLCTTPRTPTPFKNAMEKYGPLQPLPQTPNLEDDINEVILRDSGIDLIVVRSPPPEQRRKTMHRPPMKKVRKSLALDVAACPVTPTSKRKSIKIEAKHTIKEEPVLVSLSSSSFCSKRHENILDQGFLLGPSDSAIFPSTAPPVPMSKEWETVVCGQTKDQLIMTEKARRYLRSLKSHAPNRALILS
- the ift52 gene encoding intraflagellar transport protein 52 homolog — encoded protein: MEREQHNIVVFNLSKRELFTTNNGYKSMHKRLRPQWKIQSMKEELSLEKLKGVKLWITAGPREKFTASELEVLKHYLDGGGNVLVMLGEGGEMRYDTNINFLLEEFGIMVNNDAVVRNVYYKYFHPKEALVSNGVLNREISRAAGKVVTGIIDDENVGNNAQALTFVYPYGATLSVMKPAVAVLSTGSVCFPLNRPVLAFHQGKEAGKLVVLGSCHMFSDQYIDKEENSKIMDVVLQWLMADNIQLNQIDAEDPEITDYTMLPDTGCLSEQLRVCLQEGDENPRDFTSLFDMSLFNLSTDTLPQVISAYKQLNVKDEPLQLITPQFETPLPQLQPAVFPPALSDLPPPMLDLFDLDETFSSEKVRLAQLTNKCTDDDLEFYVRKCGEILGVTPKLDKDQRDAKHILEHIFFQVVEFKKLNQEHDADAEAPFTLM
- the mybl2b gene encoding v-myb avian myeloblastosis viral oncogene homolog-like 2b isoform X1, with product MSWWPRGEDGEEAMHPDTDSDVAEQRDGGKVKVKWTQEEDDKLKALVQKLGPNDWKYIATYIPNHTEHQCQHRWFKILDPELVKGPWTKEEDEKVIELVNLYGNKQWAMVAKHLKGRLGKQCRERWHNHLNPNVKKSSWTAEEDLIIYKAHCLLGNRWAEIAKLLPGRTDNAVKNHWNSTIKRKLEMGFYAGEVFRPNELEELLARVNKDVQMPSCSQDGAEKDPEQKTHPSLQEMPVSASVQAGPSKAGPSKSSSSPKDSLSPKTEADTSGEMSVTNWVVDSSGFLSPTGPALKEVLDMVDGDLDGWCNLAAFDLPEDSPSPERHQFRLEGSALQELSKGHKGELIPISPGGVTPPSILNRRSRRRIALSPDANNSMTPKSTPVKILPFSPSQFLNMWTKQDTHDLENPSLTSTPVCSQKAIVTTPLQRDKTPLTKKENSVFVTPNHKSDLCTTPRTPTPFKNAMEKYGPLQPLPQTPNLEDDINEVILRDSGIDLIVVRSPPPEQRRKTMHRPPMKKVRKSLALDVAACPVTPTSKRKSIKIEAKHTIKEEPVLVSLSSSSFCSKRHENILDQGFLLGPSDSAIFPSTAPPVPMSKEWETVVCGQTKDQLIMTEKARRYLRSLKSHAPNRALILS